Proteins co-encoded in one Pseudanabaena sp. BC1403 genomic window:
- a CDS encoding O-antigen ligase domain-containing protein: MKRENIQPENFAEKVIWYSIIWTYWFYLIGGLYILGAVLAWILFFHLCHKLWKQNEQTPEEEKIHIPWSIWVWIAGMIMMEVALVIGHLDFNLSLGEIIKSTIGWAKGWALLALYPLVGCLKIRPKLMYRAAALVCRTSLLISIPFVLAFYLRLPQKLYVSPLRAIGGPSDAFFEVMLYEIDPGEGKPRWRLYTPWAPAAGFVANIYFFMIIHEKDLRLRWLGIAGCVVICQISASRLALVCLPTVWLVSLYMSKLSRPPFLIASGFASFFISISTTQIIESINDFSEKFSAARKDSSRVRAALGRIAVYRWENEAPIWGHGVVVKGPHMVEFMPIGSHHSWFGLLYVKGIVGYISLAIPMGCSFIHMLYLSQRSTPAKVSLCMVMVLFFYTFGENLEILAYLFWPGLVMMGIGTQPKYIEKEKEKDIDIEYEEIIEDDSTSNEVLPNS; this comes from the coding sequence GTGAAACGAGAAAATATCCAACCTGAGAATTTTGCCGAAAAGGTTATTTGGTATTCAATCATTTGGACTTATTGGTTCTACTTGATTGGAGGGTTGTATATCTTAGGAGCAGTTTTAGCTTGGATCTTGTTTTTTCATCTTTGTCATAAATTATGGAAACAAAACGAGCAAACTCCTGAAGAAGAAAAGATACATATTCCTTGGTCAATCTGGGTGTGGATTGCAGGAATGATAATGATGGAAGTTGCTCTCGTGATTGGTCATCTGGATTTTAATCTAAGCTTAGGAGAAATCATTAAATCTACGATTGGTTGGGCAAAAGGATGGGCTTTACTAGCCCTTTATCCTTTAGTGGGATGTCTTAAGATTCGACCAAAGTTAATGTATCGTGCGGCAGCATTAGTTTGTAGAACGAGTCTGCTAATTTCTATTCCATTTGTTTTAGCATTCTATCTTCGTTTACCTCAAAAACTTTATGTTTCTCCTCTTAGGGCGATCGGAGGACCTAGTGATGCTTTTTTTGAGGTAATGCTTTATGAAATTGATCCTGGGGAAGGTAAGCCTAGATGGAGACTATATACCCCTTGGGCTCCTGCTGCTGGATTTGTCGCGAACATCTACTTCTTTATGATCATTCATGAGAAAGATCTAAGATTGCGCTGGCTAGGAATTGCAGGTTGTGTGGTCATTTGTCAAATTTCAGCCTCACGTCTGGCTCTAGTCTGTTTGCCTACGGTTTGGTTGGTGAGTCTATATATGTCAAAGCTCAGCCGTCCTCCCTTTCTAATTGCATCTGGATTTGCCAGCTTTTTTATAAGCATTTCCACTACTCAAATAATTGAGTCAATCAATGATTTTTCAGAAAAATTTTCGGCAGCCCGAAAAGATTCTTCGCGTGTGCGTGCAGCTCTAGGAAGGATAGCAGTCTATCGATGGGAAAACGAAGCTCCCATTTGGGGGCATGGAGTTGTTGTTAAAGGACCTCACATGGTAGAGTTCATGCCTATTGGCTCTCACCACAGTTGGTTTGGATTGCTATATGTTAAAGGAATAGTTGGATATATATCACTTGCTATTCCTATGGGTTGTAGTTTTATCCATATGTTATATCTTTCTCAAAGGAGCACACCTGCTAAAGTTAGTTTATGTATGGTAATGGTGCTGTTTTTCTATACTTTTGGTGAAAACCTAGAAATTTTGGCATATTTGTTTTGGCCAGGTTTAGTGATGATGGGAATTGGAACACAGCCCAAGTATATAGAAAAAGAAAAAGAAAAAGATATAGATATAGAATATGAAGAGATCATCGAAGATGATTCTACGAGTAACGAAGTTCTACCTAATAGTTAA
- a CDS encoding glycosyltransferase family 4 protein: protein MKPKILHLLSDRNVGGVTACTNSLMRSRLAEKYDFLLLTPDEALAQISTLKPDLIIVHDASSWSILPLLRRLRSHGKVLIHDHHYSKSFEAINVPIKWRFRLVLKLAHAIANYVVAVSHAQGKWMLSNKLVNPQKLSVIQQCRVLEDFLALPVKPLGEKLIFGVYGRFSNQKGIELLLEAMQGLPDLDIDLLIGGYGEKEELLRQMANGDRRIQFVGKLTNVPKFLETCDVSVIPSRWEPWGNVCVESKAAAKPVIVTNVDGLTEQVIDCGLIAEPTAESLKQAIVQVVNIHKTSPQTLLDWGNNGRESVRGAWERYLIEWDKLSEQLIRKS from the coding sequence ATGAAACCTAAAATTCTACATTTACTAAGCGATCGCAATGTAGGTGGGGTAACTGCTTGTACTAATAGCTTGATGCGATCGCGTCTGGCTGAGAAATATGACTTTCTGCTGCTCACGCCTGACGAAGCTTTAGCACAAATATCTACCTTAAAGCCAGATTTAATCATCGTTCACGATGCATCATCATGGAGCATTTTGCCTCTCTTACGGCGCTTGAGATCGCATGGCAAAGTCCTTATTCATGATCATCATTATTCAAAATCTTTTGAAGCAATTAATGTACCTATTAAATGGCGATTTCGACTTGTTTTAAAATTAGCACATGCGATCGCAAATTATGTAGTGGCAGTTTCCCACGCCCAAGGTAAATGGATGCTAAGTAACAAACTGGTCAATCCTCAAAAATTGTCAGTAATTCAGCAATGTCGTGTACTAGAAGACTTCTTGGCTTTACCTGTTAAGCCTTTGGGGGAAAAGTTGATCTTTGGAGTCTATGGTCGATTTTCTAATCAAAAAGGAATCGAGTTGTTACTCGAAGCAATGCAAGGGCTACCCGACTTAGATATAGACCTGTTGATTGGCGGCTATGGTGAAAAGGAAGAACTATTGCGACAAATGGCGAATGGCGATCGCCGTATTCAATTTGTAGGAAAGTTGACAAATGTCCCCAAATTTCTAGAAACCTGCGATGTTTCTGTCATTCCTTCTCGGTGGGAACCTTGGGGCAATGTCTGTGTTGAGTCTAAAGCTGCTGCTAAACCTGTAATTGTGACGAATGTTGATGGACTGACCGAACAGGTAATTGACTGTGGATTAATTGCTGAACCAACTGCCGAGTCGTTGAAACAGGCGATCGTGCAAGTTGTGAATATTCATAAAACTTCGCCGCAAACGCTCCTTGATTGGGGTAATAATGGTAGAGAATCGGTGCGCGGCGCATGGGAGAGATATCTAATAGAATGGGATAAGCTATCTGAACAGCTAATTAGGAAATCATAG
- a CDS encoding polysaccharide biosynthesis/export family protein, with product MRLLAKYILKVIPLALISITASFAFVNGVNAIPLSQGDRLRVLIPEGELFSGVFEVNLDGKIQVPYLDPISVQGLEINAVKQKIYDALIAQKYFQPKFLQVNVSILQWSAIQVTVSGETFQPGRIIVNSRSAEDRSQQQSVSSGDYPPERYLTAALRGAGGVMPNANIKEILLIRNGKEQKIDFTGIFTGDPVEDVPLVAGDRIIVSRLPQPQNQFVRPSQITPPGIRVFLSNLTNSATSNSSSAIKSDGSSFPYGARFSQAVVSANCAGGVVTAHDRHALLVRVDRITGETSSWDRSIEQIMRDSKNDNDNPFLMPEDTVACYDSTTTDVRDVFSTISDVLNPLNLLFGIFGGNKK from the coding sequence ATGAGGCTACTTGCTAAATACATACTTAAAGTAATTCCTTTAGCCCTTATATCGATCACTGCGTCATTTGCCTTTGTAAATGGGGTAAATGCCATTCCACTGTCGCAGGGCGATCGCTTAAGGGTTTTAATTCCTGAGGGAGAACTATTTAGTGGGGTGTTTGAAGTCAATCTAGATGGCAAAATTCAGGTTCCATATCTCGATCCAATTTCAGTGCAGGGGCTAGAAATTAATGCGGTAAAGCAAAAGATTTATGACGCTTTAATTGCTCAGAAATATTTTCAACCAAAATTTTTGCAAGTCAATGTCAGCATCTTGCAATGGTCGGCTATTCAAGTAACGGTTTCGGGGGAAACATTTCAACCAGGAAGAATAATCGTCAATTCGCGATCGGCAGAAGATCGATCGCAACAGCAAAGTGTGTCTTCGGGAGACTATCCTCCTGAACGATACCTAACAGCAGCTCTGCGTGGCGCGGGTGGAGTTATGCCCAATGCTAATATTAAAGAAATTCTTTTGATTCGTAATGGTAAAGAACAAAAGATTGACTTCACAGGCATTTTTACAGGTGATCCTGTGGAAGATGTTCCTCTAGTAGCAGGCGATCGCATTATCGTGTCTAGATTGCCTCAACCTCAAAATCAATTCGTGCGACCTTCCCAAATCACACCTCCCGGTATTCGAGTATTTCTCTCAAATCTAACTAATTCAGCTACTAGTAATTCTAGTTCGGCAATTAAATCCGATGGTTCTTCCTTTCCTTATGGGGCGAGATTTTCTCAGGCAGTTGTGTCCGCTAACTGTGCTGGAGGTGTAGTTACTGCCCATGACCGACACGCTTTACTTGTGCGGGTTGATCGCATTACAGGCGAGACTAGTTCGTGGGATCGTTCTATAGAGCAGATTATGAGAGATTCCAAGAATGATAATGACAACCCTTTTTTGATGCCTGAAGATACAGTTGCCTGCTATGACTCCACAACTACAGATGTGAGAGATGTGTTTTCTACTATCTCCGATGTTCTGAATCCTTTAAATCTGCTCTTCGGCATCTTTGGAGGAAACAAAAAATGA
- a CDS encoding sugar transferase, translating to MILVTVGTEQYPFNSLMDWISLLIKEGIINEEVVIQYGASTRLPDNVRISKIIPETQFKELVKQASVVIAHCGEGSALLLEEFDKPYILVPRTVKFHEHVDNHQLEMADELENQGVLIARSPADLVKFLKLIMISNGSPNFAEDKLLCDYLGDRYPSKDNDKLMLICSSGGHFKGMQGLKQYWQTYAQRTWVTFKTGTTNTELSEEKAYWAHSPTNRNLPNLARNLLLSISVLRTERPEIVLSTGAGVAVPFLLAAKYLYKSKVIFVESKTRIRDLSLSARLLRSWKALDLLIVRSEAIAELYPEAIYIPTGNEQESAKLGLNDVQITSFNETVLISTPQNIFNPEARKLKEDFQQLCQDDESFSKIIIDMSNTEFMDSSGIGALVSCLKVLRQKDIQSVKPEPTELVLWSVNPQVLSILKMTKLASIFNIESATRTNRLSRNKNPRSQSHSNRFAVILYHIYQKLINVPVLCAIAYLMYFLYPAIELDPRVPVHPSVRSLPKRLIDICGSLIGLGITAILSIPIAIAIKLESHGSVLFMQKRAGLMSKPFGIWKFRSMVKNAEMLKQKVTNQISDSTDGSSTSNDGGKFFKNSNDPRVTKVGRILRKTSLDELPQFWNVLMGDMSLVGTRPPTFGEVGLYEIENEYTDEKMTEWSRLDVKPGLTGVWQVNGRSSVKSFEEVMEFDLSYKQNWSLKYDLWLIFRTIMVLLNRKNSAV from the coding sequence ATGATACTTGTTACAGTTGGCACTGAGCAGTATCCATTCAATTCGTTAATGGATTGGATCAGTTTGTTAATTAAAGAGGGTATCATTAACGAAGAAGTAGTCATCCAGTATGGGGCTTCAACAAGATTGCCTGACAATGTTCGGATTAGTAAAATAATTCCAGAGACACAATTTAAAGAGCTCGTTAAGCAAGCAAGTGTGGTGATTGCGCATTGTGGCGAGGGTAGTGCATTATTACTCGAAGAATTCGATAAGCCTTATATACTAGTACCCCGTACAGTCAAATTCCATGAGCATGTGGACAATCATCAATTAGAAATGGCGGATGAACTAGAAAATCAAGGTGTGTTAATTGCTAGATCCCCAGCAGATTTAGTGAAATTTTTAAAACTAATTATGATTTCCAATGGTTCTCCAAATTTTGCTGAGGATAAGCTTTTATGTGACTATTTGGGCGATCGCTATCCCAGTAAAGACAATGACAAACTCATGCTGATATGCTCATCTGGCGGACATTTTAAAGGGATGCAGGGGCTGAAGCAATATTGGCAAACCTATGCACAAAGAACATGGGTCACATTTAAAACTGGTACAACAAATACTGAACTAAGTGAGGAAAAAGCATACTGGGCGCATAGTCCCACAAATCGTAATTTGCCTAATTTGGCACGGAATTTATTATTATCAATTAGCGTATTACGAACAGAGCGCCCCGAAATTGTGCTGTCAACTGGCGCTGGAGTCGCGGTTCCATTTTTGTTAGCGGCTAAGTACTTATACAAGAGCAAAGTCATCTTTGTGGAGTCGAAGACCCGCATTCGAGATCTGAGCCTGTCCGCTCGTCTTCTACGCTCATGGAAAGCCTTGGATTTACTGATTGTGCGTTCCGAGGCGATCGCTGAACTTTATCCTGAAGCTATATATATTCCTACTGGCAATGAGCAGGAATCAGCAAAGCTTGGATTGAATGATGTCCAAATCACTAGTTTTAATGAAACCGTCTTAATTAGTACACCTCAAAACATCTTCAATCCTGAGGCAAGGAAATTGAAGGAAGATTTTCAACAATTGTGCCAAGATGATGAGAGCTTTAGCAAAATTATTATTGACATGTCAAATACCGAGTTTATGGATAGCTCAGGTATCGGCGCATTGGTGTCTTGTCTAAAAGTCCTTCGTCAGAAAGATATTCAATCAGTCAAACCAGAACCAACGGAATTAGTGCTTTGGAGTGTTAATCCACAGGTGCTATCGATTTTAAAAATGACCAAGCTAGCAAGTATTTTTAACATCGAGTCAGCAACACGTACGAACCGTTTATCGAGAAATAAAAACCCACGATCGCAAAGTCATTCAAATCGTTTTGCAGTAATTTTATATCACATCTATCAAAAGCTGATTAATGTTCCAGTATTATGTGCGATCGCCTATTTAATGTATTTTCTTTATCCTGCGATCGAGTTAGATCCTAGAGTTCCAGTTCATCCATCGGTTCGCAGTCTCCCGAAGCGCCTCATTGATATATGCGGCTCCTTAATTGGGTTAGGAATAACTGCAATTTTATCCATCCCGATTGCGATCGCTATTAAATTGGAAAGCCATGGTTCAGTGCTTTTCATGCAAAAGCGAGCGGGGCTGATGAGCAAACCTTTTGGGATCTGGAAATTTCGCTCAATGGTAAAAAATGCGGAAATGTTGAAGCAAAAAGTTACTAACCAGATTTCTGATTCAACAGATGGAAGCAGTACCAGTAATGATGGCGGCAAATTCTTTAAGAATAGTAATGATCCGAGGGTCACTAAAGTTGGACGAATTCTGCGGAAAACTAGCCTAGATGAACTTCCCCAGTTCTGGAATGTCTTGATGGGCGATATGAGCCTTGTCGGGACAAGACCACCGACCTTCGGCGAAGTTGGACTCTATGAGATAGAAAATGAATATACTGACGAAAAAATGACTGAATGGAGTCGTCTGGATGTTAAGCCTGGTCTGACTGGGGTATGGCAGGTCAATGGGCGATCGAGTGTCAAAAGCTTTGAAGAGGTAATGGAATTTGATTTATCCTATAAGCAAAACTGGAGCTTAAAATACGATCTGTGGTTAATCTTCAGAACAATCATGGTGTTACTAAATCGCAAAAATAGCGCTGTATAA